One part of the Algibacter sp. L1A34 genome encodes these proteins:
- the scpA gene encoding methylmalonyl-CoA mutase, translated as MKPDFSDIKINSAVKQTVAASENHHVWNTPEGIPVKKHFTKEDIAEAEHLAYAAGVPPFLRGPYSAMYAMRPWTIRQYAGFSTAEESNAFYRRNLAAGQKGLSVAFDLATHRGYDSDHPRVTGDVGKAGVAIDSILDMEILFDQIPLDKMSVSMTMNGAVLPIMAFYIAAARKQGVALDQLSGTIQNDILKEFMVRNTYIYPPAPSMKIIGDIFDYTTKNMPKFNSISISGYHMQEAGATADIELAYTLADGMEYIRTGLKSGLKIDEFAPRLSFFWAVGMNHFMEIAKMRAARMLWAKIIKTFNPTNPKSMALRTHSQTSGWSLSEQDPFNNVARTCVEAMAATLGGTQSLHTNALDEAIALPTDFSARIARNTQIFIQDETQMTKSVDPWAGSYYVEYLTQEIAKKAWKLIEEVEELGGMAKAIETGVPKLRIEEASARKQARLDSGQDILVGVNKFKTTEKSNIKILEVDNTVVRDSQIARLNKMKAERNSEVVAANLKALEDCAGSGKGNLLALAVEAAENFATLGEISDALEVHFGRHKAVTKLISGVYGKEVKADDTFAKAQKMTDKFAEIEGRRPRVMIAKMGQDGHDRGAKVVASSFADLGFDVDMGGLFQTPEEVAKQAVENDVHFVGASSLAAGHKTLIPQLIGELEKLGRPDIMVFAGGVIPAQDYDYLLERKVAAIFGPGTVISESAITIMEKYLEQEEVQN; from the coding sequence ATGAAACCAGATTTTTCAGATATCAAAATAAATTCAGCTGTTAAGCAAACAGTTGCAGCTTCAGAGAATCATCACGTGTGGAATACTCCTGAAGGAATCCCTGTAAAAAAACATTTTACAAAAGAAGATATTGCAGAAGCAGAACATTTAGCGTATGCAGCTGGTGTGCCTCCTTTTTTAAGAGGACCTTATAGTGCCATGTACGCGATGCGCCCTTGGACTATTAGACAATATGCAGGTTTTTCTACAGCAGAAGAGTCTAACGCATTTTACAGAAGAAATTTAGCCGCAGGTCAAAAAGGACTTTCAGTTGCTTTCGATTTAGCAACACACCGTGGATATGATTCCGATCACCCACGAGTAACTGGTGATGTTGGTAAAGCTGGTGTTGCCATCGATTCTATTTTAGATATGGAAATTTTGTTCGATCAAATTCCATTAGACAAAATGTCTGTTTCTATGACTATGAATGGTGCTGTATTACCAATTATGGCTTTCTATATTGCTGCGGCAAGAAAACAAGGCGTTGCTTTAGATCAACTTTCTGGAACCATTCAGAATGATATTTTAAAGGAATTCATGGTGCGTAACACTTACATTTATCCACCTGCACCTTCAATGAAAATTATTGGTGATATTTTTGATTACACTACTAAAAACATGCCTAAGTTTAACTCCATTTCTATTAGTGGTTACCACATGCAAGAAGCTGGTGCAACTGCAGATATTGAATTGGCGTATACCTTGGCAGATGGTATGGAATATATTAGAACTGGATTAAAATCTGGTTTAAAAATTGATGAATTTGCGCCACGTTTATCATTCTTCTGGGCGGTAGGAATGAATCACTTTATGGAAATTGCAAAAATGCGTGCTGCACGTATGCTTTGGGCAAAAATTATAAAAACGTTCAACCCAACAAATCCAAAATCAATGGCATTGCGTACGCATAGTCAAACCTCTGGATGGAGTTTAAGTGAGCAAGATCCTTTTAATAATGTTGCTCGTACTTGTGTTGAAGCTATGGCTGCAACATTAGGAGGAACACAATCTTTACACACCAATGCATTGGATGAAGCTATTGCTTTACCAACAGATTTTTCTGCAAGAATTGCGCGTAATACACAAATATTTATTCAAGATGAAACTCAAATGACCAAATCGGTCGATCCTTGGGCTGGTTCTTATTATGTAGAATATTTAACGCAAGAAATAGCGAAAAAAGCTTGGAAACTGATTGAAGAAGTTGAAGAACTTGGTGGAATGGCAAAAGCTATTGAAACAGGAGTTCCTAAATTACGTATCGAGGAAGCATCTGCACGTAAACAAGCGCGTTTAGATTCTGGTCAAGATATTTTAGTTGGGGTAAACAAGTTTAAAACGACTGAGAAATCAAACATCAAAATTTTAGAAGTTGATAATACGGTTGTAAGAGATTCTCAGATTGCACGTTTAAATAAAATGAAAGCGGAACGTAACTCAGAAGTTGTTGCTGCTAATTTAAAAGCATTAGAGGATTGTGCTGGAAGCGGTAAAGGTAATTTATTAGCTTTAGCGGTTGAAGCGGCTGAAAACTTTGCTACTTTAGGTGAAATATCAGATGCTTTAGAGGTTCATTTTGGAAGACATAAAGCAGTTACTAAATTAATTAGTGGTGTGTACGGAAAAGAAGTGAAAGCTGATGATACATTTGCAAAAGCGCAAAAAATGACTGATAAATTTGCAGAAATCGAAGGTCGTCGTCCTAGAGTTATGATAGCAAAAATGGGTCAGGATGGTCACGATAGAGGTGCAAAAGTAGTTGCTTCTAGTTTTGCAGATTTAGGCTTCGATGTAGATATGGGAGGTTTATTCCAAACTCCAGAAGAAGTTGCAAAACAAGCGGTAGAAAATGATGTTCATTTTGTAGGGGCATCTAGTTTAGCTGCTGGTCACAAAACTTTAATTCCTCAATTAATTGGTGAATTAGAAAAATTAGGAAGACCAGATATTATGGTTTTTGCAGGTGGTGTTATTCCAGCGCAAGATTATGATTATTTATTAGAAAGAAAAGTAGCAGCCATTTTTGGTCCTGGTACTGTAATTTCAGAATCAGCCATTACTATTATGGAAAAATATTTAGAACAAGAAGAGGTTCAAAATTAA
- a CDS encoding methylmalonyl-CoA mutase family protein: MSDKNKKLFSDFPPVSTEQWMERVTADLKGADFDKKLVWKNLTGINFQPCYNIENKITQLKNTGENSQSLVNYRSVAVQTAEAGNKLAIKAVEEGINGIIFHLNGNVSVEALLGGIDLEITTVSFEIAEGAVAFTKDLVSYAKKSNLKGYINTGIISNYVTTGSFDENQVEVAVELVKLTANYPNFKAITVSGTEYLDSGANQVQEIAYTLNSLVFLVEKLKEKGVAVQDVFNNLNFQLAIGLEYFVEISKFRAFNNLLAEVAAKYGVAEYSNTITAKTSIWSKSITDAETNLLRCTTEAMSAILGNVDGVLIDAYDKEFKNPSDFSSRIAGNITTVLREESYFGKVSNPVDGSYYIEEVSSKIADKALELFKAIETEGGFYTAFENETIQQQIADIRLQKLKLISQRRTPMVGINKYPNLMETVDIDLLSKGGADNSKVLTPRRASLEIEAMRRVTEQLVADTNVRPIVQLASYGNLNMRKARAAFAYDFIGVSGFDVHQEESFASAEIAATESAKSNSNVVVICSSDQDYDETAVNFIKAFRAINTDKVLLLAGAPKNMDELTEAGLDGVVNMRSDVLVTLAAIQKKVQKTLKSLEV, translated from the coding sequence ATGAGTGATAAAAACAAAAAGCTTTTTTCAGATTTTCCTCCGGTTTCTACCGAGCAGTGGATGGAAAGAGTAACAGCAGATTTAAAAGGTGCTGATTTTGATAAAAAACTAGTTTGGAAAAACCTTACTGGTATCAATTTTCAGCCTTGTTATAATATTGAAAATAAAATTACACAGCTTAAAAATACTGGCGAAAACTCACAATCATTAGTGAATTATCGTAGTGTTGCAGTTCAAACTGCAGAAGCTGGTAATAAATTAGCTATTAAGGCCGTTGAGGAAGGCATAAACGGAATCATTTTTCATTTAAATGGAAATGTATCTGTCGAAGCTCTTTTAGGCGGAATAGATTTAGAAATAACTACAGTTTCTTTTGAAATCGCAGAAGGCGCTGTTGCTTTTACTAAAGATTTAGTTAGCTATGCAAAAAAGAGTAATTTAAAAGGATACATTAATACAGGAATTATTTCTAACTATGTTACAACAGGTTCTTTTGATGAAAATCAAGTTGAAGTAGCTGTAGAATTAGTGAAATTAACTGCTAATTATCCAAACTTTAAAGCAATCACAGTATCGGGAACAGAATATTTAGATTCTGGTGCTAATCAAGTTCAAGAAATTGCTTACACATTAAATTCTCTAGTTTTTTTAGTTGAAAAATTAAAAGAAAAAGGAGTAGCAGTTCAAGATGTTTTCAATAATTTAAACTTTCAACTAGCCATAGGCTTAGAGTATTTTGTTGAAATTAGTAAGTTTAGAGCTTTTAATAATTTATTGGCTGAAGTTGCTGCTAAATATGGAGTTGCAGAATATTCTAATACTATTACTGCTAAAACATCCATTTGGAGCAAGTCTATTACAGATGCAGAAACTAATTTGTTACGTTGCACAACAGAAGCGATGTCTGCAATATTAGGAAATGTAGATGGCGTTTTAATCGATGCTTATGATAAAGAATTTAAAAACCCTTCAGATTTCTCAAGTAGAATAGCAGGTAATATAACTACTGTTCTAAGAGAAGAATCTTATTTTGGGAAAGTTTCAAATCCAGTTGATGGATCTTATTATATAGAAGAAGTAAGTTCTAAAATTGCAGATAAAGCTTTAGAGTTATTTAAAGCTATTGAAACTGAAGGTGGTTTTTATACCGCTTTTGAAAACGAAACTATTCAACAACAAATTGCCGATATTCGTTTACAAAAATTAAAATTAATTAGTCAACGTAGAACTCCAATGGTAGGTATTAATAAATACCCTAACTTAATGGAAACTGTTGATATAGATCTTCTTTCTAAAGGAGGTGCAGATAATTCAAAAGTACTAACTCCAAGAAGAGCATCGTTAGAAATTGAAGCCATGCGTAGAGTTACAGAGCAATTGGTTGCAGATACTAATGTGCGTCCAATTGTACAATTAGCGAGTTACGGGAATTTAAATATGCGTAAAGCTAGAGCTGCTTTTGCTTATGATTTTATTGGTGTAAGTGGTTTTGATGTTCATCAAGAAGAAAGTTTTGCTAGCGCAGAGATAGCGGCTACCGAAAGTGCTAAATCGAACTCTAATGTTGTTGTTATTTGTAGTTCAGATCAGGACTACGATGAAACAGCGGTCAACTTTATAAAAGCATTTAGAGCTATTAATACTGATAAAGTATTACTATTGGCAGGTGCTCCAAAAAATATGGACGAATTAACTGAAGCAGGTTTAGATGGTGTTGTTAACATGAGATCGGATGTTCTTGTAACGCTCGCAGCTATTCAGAAAAAAGTTCAAAAAACCTTAAAATCCTTAGAAGTATGA
- a CDS encoding acetyl-CoA hydrolase/transferase family protein: MKIPNKMTAQEAVKLIKSGDRVLIQGGSATPQALINAMVARAPELRNVELVHLHTEGACGYTAPELRESFHTNAFFIGGNIRKMIGDTADYIPIFLSDIPSLFREGYMDLDVVMVNVSPPDKHGFCSLGVSVDIVISGIEQGKKVIAQINPQMPRTFGDAQVHIKHFDACVEISEEIYEMKFVEPSDIEKAIGKNIAGIIDDGATLQMGIGGIPNAVLTFLHNHKNLGVHTEMFSEGIVDLVEKGIVNGSQKKVNPYKIVSGFAMGTRRLYDFMDDNPEIEMLDIAYVNDTSVIRKNPKVTAINSAIEVDLTGQICADSIGTRMFSGVGGQMDFMRGAALSEGGKPICAITSTTGRGVSKITPTLKLGAGVVTTRAHARFVATEYGIAELFGRNLKQRAQALRDIAHPDHREELDKAIFERFGSSLMIK, from the coding sequence ATGAAAATACCAAATAAAATGACAGCGCAGGAAGCTGTTAAATTAATAAAATCAGGAGATAGAGTTTTAATACAAGGAGGTTCTGCAACACCACAAGCATTAATAAATGCCATGGTAGCGCGAGCTCCAGAATTAAGAAATGTTGAACTTGTTCATTTACATACTGAAGGGGCTTGTGGATATACTGCTCCAGAATTAAGAGAAAGTTTTCATACCAATGCATTTTTTATTGGTGGAAACATTCGTAAAATGATTGGAGACACAGCAGATTATATTCCAATTTTTTTAAGTGATATTCCAAGTTTATTCCGTGAAGGTTATATGGACTTAGATGTAGTAATGGTAAACGTATCACCTCCAGATAAACACGGTTTTTGTTCTTTAGGAGTTTCAGTAGATATTGTTATTTCTGGAATTGAGCAAGGAAAAAAGGTAATTGCTCAAATTAATCCGCAAATGCCTCGTACTTTTGGTGATGCACAAGTTCATATAAAACATTTTGATGCTTGTGTTGAAATTTCAGAGGAAATATATGAAATGAAATTTGTAGAACCATCTGATATTGAAAAAGCGATTGGAAAAAATATTGCTGGAATTATCGATGATGGAGCAACGCTTCAAATGGGTATTGGAGGTATACCAAATGCCGTTTTAACATTTTTACATAACCACAAAAACTTAGGTGTACATACTGAAATGTTTTCTGAAGGTATTGTAGATTTAGTTGAAAAAGGAATTGTAAACGGTTCGCAGAAAAAAGTAAACCCTTATAAAATAGTATCTGGTTTTGCGATGGGAACTAGACGTTTATATGATTTTATGGATGATAATCCTGAAATTGAAATGTTGGATATAGCTTATGTTAATGATACATCTGTAATTCGTAAAAACCCAAAAGTAACCGCTATTAACTCTGCTATAGAGGTAGATTTAACAGGACAAATTTGTGCCGATTCTATAGGAACAAGAATGTTCTCTGGTGTTGGTGGGCAAATGGATTTTATGCGTGGTGCTGCATTATCAGAAGGTGGAAAGCCAATTTGCGCAATTACTTCTACTACAGGTAGAGGTGTTTCTAAAATTACACCAACTTTAAAACTTGGTGCTGGTGTAGTAACAACTCGTGCACACGCAAGGTTTGTAGCTACAGAATATGGTATCGCAGAACTATTTGGTAGAAACTTAAAACAACGTGCACAAGCGCTTAGAGATATTGCACACCCTGATCATAGAGAAGAATTAGATAAAGCTATTTTTGAAAGATTTGGAAGTAGTTTAATGATAAAATAA
- a CDS encoding sodium ion-translocating decarboxylase subunit beta, with product MKKLIIIFSAISLLIFIRPVFGLGTNTGSTETTSVSTVQVDNLEEESVFEGAFNGIKTFYGYTGFANSTSGNVIMIIIGIVFIYLGIKFDYEPLLLIPIGTGVILGNIPFVAGNQTGIYETGSVLNYLYFGVVKGVYPPLIFLGIGAMTDFSSLIANPKLMLLGGAAQIGVFATFLGALYLGFNLPEAGAIGIIGGADGPTAIFLSSKLANGINIMADGTTVKNLIGPIAIAAYSYMALVPVIQPPLMRMLISKKDRKIRMKPPRAVTQKEKMIFPVVALILTTFISPSALPLLGMLFFGNLLKESGRTERLADTARTKLIDIVTILLGVTVGASTQADIFITKDSMLIFGLGAISFVIATCGGLLFAKFMNLFLKEENKINPLIGAAGVSAVPDSARVVHTEGLKSDPSNYLLMHAMAPNVSGVIGSAIAAGIILSFLG from the coding sequence ATGAAGAAACTAATAATAATATTTAGTGCCATATCATTACTGATTTTTATTAGACCAGTATTTGGATTAGGTACAAATACAGGCTCTACAGAAACCACTTCTGTATCAACTGTTCAAGTTGATAATTTAGAAGAAGAAAGTGTTTTTGAAGGTGCTTTTAATGGAATAAAAACGTTTTACGGTTATACAGGATTTGCAAATTCAACATCTGGAAATGTAATCATGATTATAATAGGGATCGTTTTCATTTATTTAGGAATTAAATTCGATTACGAACCCTTATTATTAATCCCGATAGGAACAGGAGTTATATTAGGAAATATTCCTTTTGTAGCCGGCAACCAGACAGGTATATATGAAACAGGATCTGTTTTAAATTATCTATATTTTGGTGTTGTAAAAGGGGTTTATCCGCCGCTTATTTTCTTAGGTATTGGAGCCATGACGGATTTTTCATCCTTAATTGCAAATCCAAAATTAATGCTTTTAGGAGGTGCAGCACAAATTGGTGTATTTGCAACCTTTTTAGGAGCCCTTTATTTAGGATTTAATCTTCCTGAAGCTGGTGCGATTGGAATTATTGGTGGTGCCGATGGACCAACTGCAATATTTCTATCATCCAAACTAGCCAACGGGATTAACATCATGGCTGATGGTACAACCGTTAAAAACTTAATTGGACCAATAGCAATTGCTGCCTACTCTTATATGGCATTAGTTCCTGTAATTCAACCACCATTAATGCGTATGTTGATTTCTAAGAAAGATAGAAAAATTAGAATGAAACCACCAAGAGCAGTAACTCAAAAGGAAAAAATGATTTTCCCTGTGGTAGCATTAATTTTAACAACGTTTATTTCTCCTAGTGCATTACCATTATTAGGGATGTTATTCTTCGGAAACTTATTAAAAGAATCGGGTAGAACAGAACGATTAGCAGATACAGCGAGAACAAAATTAATCGATATTGTAACTATTTTATTAGGTGTTACCGTAGGGGCATCAACACAAGCAGATATATTCATTACTAAAGATTCTATGTTAATTTTCGGACTAGGAGCTATATCATTTGTAATTGCAACTTGTGGAGGGCTATTATTTGCTAAGTTTATGAATCTATTCCTAAAAGAGGAAAACAAAATAAACCCATTAATTGGTGCGGCAGGAGTTTCAGCTGTTCCAGATAGTGCGCGAGTTGTTCATACAGAAGGCTTAAAATCAGATCCAAGTAACTACTTATTAATGCACGCCATGGCGCCAAATGTTTCTGGAGTTATTGGTTCTGCAATTGCTGCAGGTATCATATTAAGTTTCTTGGGATAA
- a CDS encoding biotin/lipoyl-containing protein gives MKNYKFKVNENGYTVNIKSHEDDIITLEVNGTSFEVIMEADIKKSKTPTLVRSASKQPVVPLKVNPTSATSKIVAPIPGVILSLNIKVGDTIKENDLLLVLEAMKMENNIVSEKSGVVTAIHVEVGQQVLQDALMIELE, from the coding sequence ATGAAAAATTATAAATTCAAAGTCAACGAAAACGGCTATACGGTAAATATAAAATCACACGAAGATGATATTATTACTTTAGAAGTAAATGGTACTTCATTTGAAGTGATAATGGAGGCAGACATTAAGAAAAGTAAAACGCCTACTTTAGTTCGTTCGGCATCAAAACAGCCAGTAGTACCGTTAAAAGTAAATCCTACATCTGCAACAAGTAAAATTGTAGCACCAATTCCAGGTGTTATATTATCGCTCAATATAAAAGTTGGAGATACTATTAAAGAGAACGATTTATTATTAGTTCTTGAAGCTATGAAAATGGAAAATAATATAGTATCAGAAAAATCTGGAGTTGTTACGGCTATACACGTTGAAGTTGGACAACAGGTTTTACAAGATGCTTTAATGATTGAGCTAGAATAG
- a CDS encoding OadG family protein, with protein MIHILLTTDAISEGYVILITGLLIVFCALITLALFFNYGLPLMLYVYKIITKGKDKKVSEIKVKGDKNFTGEISAVIGAAIHMHMSDQHDYESAILTIKQIKKPYSPWSSKIYGTQNRL; from the coding sequence ATGATACACATACTATTAACTACAGATGCAATAAGTGAAGGTTACGTGATACTAATTACCGGTTTGTTAATTGTCTTTTGTGCATTAATAACACTAGCGCTTTTCTTTAATTATGGATTACCCTTAATGCTTTACGTTTATAAGATAATTACTAAAGGGAAAGATAAGAAAGTTAGTGAAATTAAAGTAAAAGGCGATAAAAATTTTACTGGCGAAATTTCTGCAGTAATCGGAGCTGCCATTCACATGCACATGAGTGATCAACATGATTATGAAAGCGCAATTCTGACAATAAAACAGATTAAAAAACCATATTCACCTTGGAGTTCAAAAATATACGGAACTCAAAATCGATTATAA
- a CDS encoding acyl-CoA carboxylase subunit beta yields MANQDKINELIEKRAEAKLGGGEKRIDSQHAKGKLTARERIDILLDDDSFEEFDMFVTHRTKSFGLDKQVYLSDGVVTGHGTIDGRIVYLFAQDFTVFGGSLSETYALKICKVMDMAMKIGVPLIGLNDSGGARIQEGVRSLAGYAEIFQRNIMASGVIPQISSILGPCAGGAVYSPALTDFTIMTDQTSYMFVTGPKVVKSVTGEIVTAEQLGGAKIHSTRSGVSHFLADSDEENLMLVRKILSYMPSNNLEEAPVIACNDPIDRLEDALNDIIPENPNQPYDIVDVISILTDNGEFTEVHRNYARNICVGFARFNGHPVGIVANQPKYYAGVLDIDASRKAARFVRFCDAFNIPIVTLVDVPGFLPGTGQEYGGIILHGAKLLFAYGEATVPKVTITLRKSYGGAHDVMSCKQLRGDLNYAWPTAEIAVMGAKGAVEVLEGSNIRKIEDATEKQDYIQKKEDEYTQRFANPYQAAKYGFIDDVIEPRNTRFRIVRALELLQNKKDVNPPKKHSNIPL; encoded by the coding sequence ATGGCAAATCAAGATAAAATTAACGAGCTTATAGAAAAAAGAGCCGAAGCAAAGTTGGGAGGCGGAGAAAAACGTATTGATTCTCAGCATGCTAAAGGTAAATTAACAGCTCGTGAACGTATAGATATTCTTTTAGACGACGATAGTTTTGAAGAATTCGACATGTTTGTTACACACAGAACAAAATCTTTTGGCTTAGATAAACAAGTCTACCTTTCAGATGGTGTTGTTACCGGACATGGAACAATCGATGGAAGAATAGTGTATCTTTTTGCTCAAGATTTTACCGTTTTCGGTGGGTCTTTATCTGAAACCTATGCCTTAAAAATTTGTAAGGTAATGGATATGGCTATGAAGATTGGAGTTCCTTTAATAGGATTAAATGATTCTGGTGGTGCTCGTATTCAAGAAGGTGTGAGATCTTTAGCTGGTTATGCTGAGATTTTTCAGAGAAATATAATGGCTTCGGGTGTTATTCCTCAAATTTCTTCAATATTAGGACCTTGTGCAGGTGGAGCCGTTTATTCTCCAGCATTGACAGACTTTACCATTATGACGGATCAAACGAGTTATATGTTTGTTACTGGTCCTAAAGTAGTAAAATCTGTAACAGGTGAGATTGTAACAGCAGAGCAATTAGGAGGCGCTAAAATTCATTCAACGAGATCAGGTGTTTCTCATTTCTTAGCAGACAGTGACGAGGAAAATTTAATGTTAGTTCGTAAGATATTAAGCTACATGCCTTCAAATAATTTAGAAGAAGCGCCAGTTATTGCATGTAATGATCCTATTGATAGATTAGAGGATGCTTTAAATGATATTATTCCAGAAAACCCAAATCAACCTTATGATATTGTTGATGTGATTTCAATTCTTACCGATAATGGTGAGTTTACTGAAGTACACAGAAATTATGCACGAAACATTTGTGTAGGTTTTGCTAGATTTAATGGTCATCCAGTAGGTATTGTTGCCAATCAACCAAAATATTACGCAGGTGTTTTAGATATTGATGCTTCAAGAAAAGCGGCACGGTTTGTTCGTTTTTGTGATGCATTCAACATTCCAATAGTAACATTAGTAGATGTACCTGGTTTCTTACCTGGAACTGGTCAAGAATATGGCGGAATTATTTTGCATGGTGCTAAATTATTATTTGCTTATGGTGAAGCTACAGTACCTAAAGTAACAATTACTTTACGTAAATCTTATGGTGGAGCTCACGATGTAATGAGTTGTAAACAATTAAGAGGAGATTTAAATTATGCATGGCCAACTGCAGAAATTGCTGTAATGGGAGCGAAGGGTGCTGTTGAAGTTTTAGAAGGATCTAATATTAGAAAAATAGAAGATGCTACCGAAAAACAAGATTATATCCAGAAAAAAGAAGATGAGTATACTCAACGATTTGCAAACCCTTATCAAGCGGCAAAATATGGCTTTATTGATGATGTTATCGAACCAAGAAATACACGTTTCAGAATTGTTAGAGCTTTAGAATTGCTTCAAAATAAAAAAGATGTAAATCCACCTAAAAAACATTCAAACATTCCACTATAA
- the mce gene encoding methylmalonyl-CoA epimerase codes for MNISHIEHLGIAVENLEESIKYYENVLGLKCYSIEEVVDQKVKTAFFLVGSTKIELLESTSPDGPIGKFIEKKGPGIHHIAFAVPDATEALKTAEERGVRLIDKVSRKGAEGLDIGFLHPKSTLGVLTELCSKQK; via the coding sequence ATGAATATTTCGCATATAGAGCACTTAGGTATTGCAGTTGAAAATCTTGAAGAATCAATAAAATATTATGAGAACGTTTTAGGGTTGAAATGTTATTCTATAGAAGAGGTTGTCGATCAGAAAGTGAAGACAGCCTTTTTTTTGGTAGGTAGCACAAAAATTGAATTATTAGAAAGTACTTCTCCAGATGGACCTATTGGTAAATTTATAGAGAAAAAAGGACCTGGTATTCATCATATTGCTTTTGCAGTTCCAGATGCAACAGAAGCATTAAAAACAGCTGAAGAACGCGGTGTAAGACTTATTGATAAAGTTTCTAGAAAAGGAGCAGAAGGTTTAGATATCGGTTTTTTACATCCAAAATCAACATTAGGTGTTCTTACAGAATTGTGTTCAAAACAAAAATAA